One window from the genome of Garra rufa chromosome 1, GarRuf1.0, whole genome shotgun sequence encodes:
- the LOC141323539 gene encoding uncharacterized protein — protein sequence MALKEESDVLNEMEEKDYDFIDGEKSFSCSQTETTSSRKITRKTERSYFTYQQSGKCFNQTESITRHMRVHTGEKPYVCPHCGNHFSLRKSLKTHVRIHTGEKPYTCQQCGKSFTQHGHLRVHMRIHTGEKPYTCQQCGKGFTQHGHLEIHMRVHTREKLYTCHQCGKSFNHRLTLKRHVSSHTGEKPYTCQQCGKSFTQKGSFEVHMRIHTGEKPFTCQQCGRSFNQKGNLDRHMRVHS from the exons atggcactgaaagaggagagtgatgtactgaatgaaatggaagagaaagattatGATTTCAtagatggagaaaaatcttttagttgttcacagactgaaaCGACTTCCTCAAGAAAAATCACTCGAAAAACAGAAAGAAGTTATTTCACTTACCAACAGAgtggaaagtgtttcaatcaAACAGAAAGTATTacaagacacatgagagttcacacaggagagaaaccttatgtctGCCCACATTGTGGAAATCATTTCAGTCTTAGAAAAAGTCTTAAAACACATgttagaattcacactggagagaagccttacacttgccaacagtgtggaaagagtttcactcaacatGGACACCTtagagtccacatgagaattcacactggagagaagccttatacctgtcaacagtgtggaaagggtttcactcAACATGGACACCTTGAAATccatatgagagttcacacaaGAGAGAAGCTTTATACCTGCcaccagtgtggaaagagtttcaatcataGACTAACTCTTAAAAGACATGTTTcatctcacactggagagaagccttatacctgccaacagtgtggaaagagtttcactcaaaaaggaag ctttgaagtccacatgagaatacacactggagagaagcctttcacctgccagcaatgtggaagaagtttcaaccaaaaaggaaaccttgacaggcacatgagagttcactcttga